GACGGCCATTAGTGTGGAGAGGTGCCTGTCTGTCCTGTACCCCATCTGGTACCGATGTCATCGCCCCAAGCACCAGTCAGCGTTTGTCTGTGCCCTCCTGTGGGCACTTTCGTGCTTGGTGACCACCATGGAATATGTCATGTGCATTGACAGTGAAGGGCAGAGTCACTCTCGAAGTGACTGCAGGGCGGTGATCATCTTCATAGCCATTCTGAGCTTCCTGGTCTTCACTCCTCTCATGGTGGTGTCCAGCACCATCCTGGTGATCAAGATCCGAAAGAACACGTGGACGGCCCATTCCTCGAAGCTGTACATAGTCATCATGGTCACCATCATCATATTCCTCATTTTCGCCATGCCCATGAGGCTCCTGTACCTGCTGTATTACGAGTACTGGTCAGCCTTTGGGAACTTGCaccatatttctcttcttttctccacgATCAACAGCAGCGCCAAcccttttatttacttcttcGTGGGCAGCAGCAGGAAGAAGCGGTTCAAGGAGTCCTTAAAAGTGGTTCTGACCAGGGCTTTCAAAGATGAAATGCAACCCAGGCGCCAGGAAGACAATGGCAACACCACCACAATTGAGACTGTGGTCTGAGGACGGTGGCGGGAAACAGTGGACAAAAATGGTGGGCACGGATAATTTGTACTTTGTGCTTGGAATACCACTTAAGGATGTCCTAAATATGACACAGAAGGATGCCGCATCCCCTATGCATGAGATACTAATTAATGATAAGACAATATCCTTGCACTGTATCTTCTGAAAAAGCCTAAAAATGTGTTGGACCGCTATCATTTCTGTACCCATAAAAAAACGCTTCTGTTCCTCCTCAGCTCTTCCAGCAGCATTTCCCTTGAGCTGTAGAAATTGCTCTAGCGGGAAGGCGTACAGATGAGTACAGGAAAAGGTAACAAAAGCATCTGCTGGAACTTGAGAAGGTGACCAGTGTAGCAGGAAggacatgggctttggagtcagactgacTCTGT
This portion of the Vulpes lagopus strain Blue_001 chromosome 2, ASM1834538v1, whole genome shotgun sequence genome encodes:
- the MAS1 gene encoding proto-oncogene Mas: MDEPNVTSFVDEKSTNASTARNTSVGDLRREIPIVHWVIMSISPLGFVENGILLWFLCFRMRRNPFTVYITHLSIADISLLFCIFILSVDYALDYELSSGYYYTIVTLSVTFLFGYNTGLYLLTAISVERCLSVLYPIWYRCHRPKHQSAFVCALLWALSCLVTTMEYVMCIDSEGQSHSRSDCRAVIIFIAILSFLVFTPLMVVSSTILVIKIRKNTWTAHSSKLYIVIMVTIIIFLIFAMPMRLLYLLYYEYWSAFGNLHHISLLFSTINSSANPFIYFFVGSSRKKRFKESLKVVLTRAFKDEMQPRRQEDNGNTTTIETVV